The Acidobacteriota bacterium sequence AGGTGCGGGCCGTAGGTGCGGCGGTAGTGGGCGATCACCTCGTGACAGGCCGCCCGGAGCCCCGCCCGGGACCGGACGTGACCGACACGGACCCCGACCCGGGCGTACTTGTCGATGTAGGCGGGGCCGATGCCGCGCAGGGTGGTGCCGATGGCCGCCTCGCCGCGGGCCTCTTCGGACCAGCGGTCCATGGCGCGGTGGAGGGGGAGGACCAGGTGGGCCCGGTTCCCGACGAAGAACCGCCCGTCAAGACGGATTCCCTTCCCCAACAGCATGTCCATTTCCGCGACGAGGGCGCAGGGCTCCACCACGACCCCGTCGCCCACGGCGCAGAGCGTGCTCTCCCGCAGGATGCCGGACGGGACGAGGTGGAGGATGGTCTGTTCGGACCCGATCCGGACGGTGTGCCCGGCGTTGTGCCCGCCCTGGTAGCGGACCGCGCAGTCGAACCGCCCCGTGAGGAGGTCGACGTACTTCCCCTTCCCCTCGTCGCCCCACTGCGACCCTACGATGACCAGGTTGCGCATGTCGTGCTCCGATGCCGCGCGGGGGCCGGCCAGGCCGGCAGGCCCCGCGGCCGCCTCACAGGTTCCGCTCGAGCAGCTGGGCGATGACGTCCTTGGTGGAGGCGCCGGTCTGGGACCCCACCACCTGCCCGCCCTTGAACACCAGGAGGGTGGGGATGCTGCGGACGTTGTACGTGGCGGCGATGTCCTCGTTGATGTCGATGTCCAGCTTGCCGACCTTGGCGCGGCCGGCGAAATCCTCGGCGATCTGCTCCACGTAGGGGCCGATCTGCCGGCAGGGCATGCACCACTTCGCCCAGAAGTCCACCAGCACCGGGACCGGGGACTCGAGGACCTCCGCCTGGAAGTTCGCCACGGTGAATTCCTTCAGGTTCTTGCCCATCGTCTTCCTCCGAGATCGTGAATTGGCCGCGGGGCGACACCGCCGCCGCCCCCTCGCGGGGCCCGGCCGGGCGCCGGTCGGACCGGCCCCGCCCGCCGCGGGATTGCCTATTGTAGCGGAAACCCCCTCCCGGCGCAACCGAATCGGTTCCCCGACGAAAAAAAGCGGTCACCCGCCGGTTCCGGGTGACCGCCTCCCGATTCCATGTGGGGTTCGACCGACGCTCACTCCGTGGAGACGTAGGGCCGGATCTTGGCGAAGATCTTCTCCCCGATCCCCTTGACGGCCATGAGGTCCTCGGCCTTCTGGAAGCGGCCGTGCTCCTGGCGGTAGGAGATGATCCGCTGGGCCACCGCGGGCCCGACGCCGGGCAGTTGGTCGAGTTCCCGGACCCCCGCGGTGTTGATGTTGATTTTGCCGGCCGGCACGTTCGGCGAGCGCTTCACCGCCTTCTTCGCCGTGTCGGCCTGCGGCGTGTCGGACCCGGCGGTCACCGGGGCCCCTTCCCCCGCCCGGAGGAAGCACCCCGCCACCGCGAGGACCAGGATGAGAGCCAACAGGTTGCGTTTCATGATAACCTCCCTTTACGTGATTTCCAGGGACTGTGTTTTCGGCGCGCCCGATTCCCTGTGTTCACTCACACAAACGCGGGCCGGGCCCGGAACATTTGAAATTTTCTGAAAATCGCGGTAAATATGTTATAAAAACTTATTATGCCGATATTTAAAATGATGTAATTTCACGAACGAAGCCGGGGTTGGACGCCTGCACTCCCGGGGATCGTTGCGAGGCTGCCAGAATTGACGGTCCCGCAAAAAGTACCATCGTCCTCCGGGCGATGGCTCAAACAAAGGCCTTACAGATACTTTCCCGCTCGTTTTCCGACTTTTTGCGAGGGCATCAGAAATCAATAATCAATAGATATTATTCGTGTTATAAATTCGCTTACATTCGTGTTATTCGCGGGAAATCCCCCTTTCGCGACTTTTTGCGGGGACGTCAAAGTTATTTTTCCC is a genomic window containing:
- the trxA gene encoding thioredoxin, yielding MGKNLKEFTVANFQAEVLESPVPVLVDFWAKWCMPCRQIGPYVEQIAEDFAGRAKVGKLDIDINEDIAATYNVRSIPTLLVFKGGQVVGSQTGASTKDVIAQLLERNL
- a CDS encoding helix-hairpin-helix domain-containing protein, which translates into the protein MKRNLLALILVLAVAGCFLRAGEGAPVTAGSDTPQADTAKKAVKRSPNVPAGKININTAGVRELDQLPGVGPAVAQRIISYRQEHGRFQKAEDLMAVKGIGEKIFAKIRPYVSTE